In Labeo rohita strain BAU-BD-2019 chromosome 16, IGBB_LRoh.1.0, whole genome shotgun sequence, one DNA window encodes the following:
- the sri gene encoding sorcin produces MNFQGYGAPAPGGYPGGFPGQQQDPLYGYFTAVAGQDGQISAEELQTCLTQANFSGGYRPFNIETCRLMISMLDRDMSCSMGFNEFKELWAVLNGWKQHFMSIDKDMSGTVDPQEMGQAVSSMGYRLSPQAMNCIIKRYSSNGKISFDDYVACSVKLRSLTDLFRRRDQAQQGMATFQYDDFIQCTMSI; encoded by the exons ATGAATTTCCAGGGTTACGGTGCACCGGCTCCGGGCGGG TATCCAGGTGGATTCCCTGGACAGCAGCAGGACCCTCTGTATGGATACTTTACTGCAGTTGCTGGTCAA gatGGCCAGATATCTGCAGAAGAACTTCAAACTTGTTTGACTCAGGCCAACTTCTCTGGTGGCTACCGAC CTTTCAACATTGAGACATGTAGACTGATGATCAGCATGCTTGAT AGAGACATGTCTTGCTCAATGGGATTTAATGAGTTTAAGGAGCTGTGGGCGGTGCTCAATGGCTGGAAGCAGCACTTCATGAGCATTGACAAGGACATGAGTGGCACAGTCGACCCACAGGAAATGGGCCAGGCTGTTTCGTCTATGG GGTACAGGCTCAGTCCTCAGGCCATGAACTGCATAATTAAGCGTTACAGCTCTAATGGGAAGATCTCATTTGATGATTATGTCGCTTGCAGTGTCAAACTGAGGAGCTTGACTG ATTTGTTCAGAAGGAGGGACCAGGCACAACAGGGAATGGCGACATTTCAGTATGATGAT TTCATCCAATGCACCATGAGCATCTGA